ATAAAAAAAACACAGATCCCAGAAAAGGAGAAAGAAGAAAGCTGTCAGCTTTAATTTGTAAACCTAAAGTCTCTTCTGTTTTGCCTTTTAAAATTTGTCCTAAGATATTTTTTTGCAACTCAGAAACTGAGGTCGAAGGGGACCAAGTGGTTTGTGGCGTATTCCAAACACGGTCACTAAAATAAGTTTTGATTTCTGAGAGCCCTTGCCCTGTTCTTGCCGAGGTCAAAAACACAGGAACTCCTAGTAATTGACTTAACTTTTTCTCGTCAATAAGAATGTTATTTTTACTGGCCTCATCTGCCATGTTGATAGATAGAATTAAGGGTTTTAAATTTGTGCGGGCAAATTCAATTACGTTGAGGATAAAAGGGAATTGGCTTTGAAGTTTTAAAGATTCCACGACAAGACATATCAAATCATCAGGAGCACTTTGTTTAAGAGTTTCAATAGTCACTGTTTCATCTTCTGTATGAGCTTGAAGAGAATAAACTCCAGGTAAATCCACAATTTGAGTTTGTAAGTCTAACGAAGTGCTGGCCCGCTTTACAGTCGCACCAGAAAAGTTAGCCACCTTTTGGTTTTGACCCGTGATCTTATTAAATAAATAAGTTTTCCCCACATTAGGACGTCCAATCAAATAAATATGATTCATAGATTACGCCCCTTTTTGCAAAAAATAAGAAGATCTGCGGTCTGAGCGCAAATGTAACATAAGGTTTTAAGTTTAAGACTGTGGCCCATCTTCATCCTCTGTGGGTTCAATCAAAATCAGTTCTGCGATCTCTTGGCTAAGTGATAAGACTTGGTCTGACACTTGATACACTTTGGGGCCCTTAAAGGCTGTGTTTTGTAAACATGTGATCTGCGCTTGAGGCATCAGCCCTAGAGTGAAGAGCCGTTGCGTTTCTGCATGACTTTTCACTTCACGGATGTGAGCCGTGTGTAGGGGTTTAAGATCCCAGAGCGTGAGCAAAATGACCTCCTGTGACAAAACCTATATGTCTTAAATTTTAAGACTAAATTCAATGATTTAAGTGTTTTTCAAACTTATTGAAAGTCACTTGAGAGTCAAAGTTATGATAGAGGTGCCGCCAACATAACGGTGCGTCATTGGCTGAGGTTTTTGCCCCAAAGGGTCGAAACTGGGGATAAAAACCACTATAAGTAAAACCTTATGGATATTCTTAAAAAATATATGAGTCATGACAATAGCGTGGTGTTCTCTTTTGTGGATGCCACAATGGCGGTGAATGAATCTTTAAAACGTGTGGGATGCTTGCCTCCTGCGGGTATTCATTTGGGGCAAGCTTTGCTCTCCTGTCTTTTGATGCAGTCAATTTATGGCGAGAAACAAAAGAACAAACTCAGCATGCAATGGTCTGTGGATGGTTCATTTGGGAATCTGTTTGTCGATATGAATGACAATGGGGGGATCAGAGGAACGATCACTCATCCGCAATTTTTTGGTGGTAAACTCAACGAATCTTTAGGTGAAGGAGTTTTACAAGTGATCCGTGAGGGTGCCAGTGTG
This window of the Pseudobdellovibrionaceae bacterium genome carries:
- a CDS encoding ferrous iron transport protein A; its protein translation is MLTLWDLKPLHTAHIREVKSHAETQRLFTLGLMPQAQITCLQNTAFKGPKVYQVSDQVLSLSQEIAELILIEPTEDEDGPQS